In Juglans microcarpa x Juglans regia isolate MS1-56 chromosome 8D, Jm3101_v1.0, whole genome shotgun sequence, the following are encoded in one genomic region:
- the LOC121242668 gene encoding LOW QUALITY PROTEIN: putative ATP synthase protein YMF19 (The sequence of the model RefSeq protein was modified relative to this genomic sequence to represent the inferred CDS: inserted 2 bases in 1 codon; substituted 1 base at 1 genomic stop codon), translating to SIPNSKCLGLGISRILKLWNQLVSNWGNNIWSNDPNRLEDILRKGFSTGVSYMCPSLFEVSQWCNAVDLLGKGRKITLIYCFGELNGLXGMERNVFYLISKSLXSNPGWGITCRNDIMLIHVPHSQGSFLFNLIMTWVWFKEGYD from the exons TCCATTCCCAATAGTAAGTGTTTGGGGCTTGGGATCAGTCGAATTCTAAAACTATGGAACCAACTGGTTTCAAACTGGGGGAACAACATCTGGAGTAATGACCCCAACCGTTTGGAAGATATCTTGAGAAAAGGTTTTAGCACCGGCGTATCCTATATGTGCCCTAGTTTATTCGAAGTATCCCAATGGTGTAATGCCGTAGACTTATTGGGAAAAGGGAGGAAAATCACTTTGATCTATTGTTTCGGAGAATTAAATGGCTTATGAGGAATGGAAAGAAACGTATTCTATTTGATCTCAAAGTCCTT TTCCAATCCTGGATGGGGGATCACTTGTAGGAATGACATAATGCTAATCCATGTTCCACACAGCCAAGGAAGCTTCTTATTTAATCTCATTATGACTTGGGTATGGTTCAAAGAAGGGTATGATTAA
- the LOC121242543 gene encoding uncharacterized protein LOC121242543 isoform X1 → MVCTQCYLFSLSLSLSVSVMAAIRSVVMGQPSLSPIPQHQVSAPYTTPVPFPAQPLPPFAAPPTSSGIPEQLMHKNRLQEYAQRSAISLPLYCTTNEGSQHAPQFRSTVTVDGEIYTSPNTFSHRKAAEQDVAKLALENILQKIRDEGCPLIHQDTVFCKSILHEFAVKMNMEIPTYNTIQPQGLLPVFISSLVFNGVMYTGEAGRNKKEAEQLAARAVILSLLGNSGSRTILSEIIKSKGKLYAALHRVKSPCSGHINILHQGVSIGQINSESQGISIDKVSGAISEDRNVEVALAANSASEGANPGYSLGMPLVHQELSIDQDVEVTVDNSARRGANPGSSSGMPPFRHEFKLPKPEPSSEPINIELSSKAVNLPIAFVPPMLQQPLGVGPSSGRKRRKNKKKANKKLRLDTQMPIATLPVNQAPSCSVAQ, encoded by the exons ATGGTCTGTACTCAGTGCTacctgttctctctctctctctctctctctgtctctgtgaTGGCTGCAATCCGGTCCGTTGTAATGGGCCAACCGAGTTTGAGTCCTATTCCTCAGCATCAGGTTTCAGCTCCGTATACGACCCCTGTTCCTTTTCCGGCTCAGCCTTTGCCTCCATTTGCAGCGCCGCCCACTTCTTCTG GCATTCCAGAACAGTTGATGCACAAGAACCGTTTGCAGGAATACGCTCAAAGGTCTGCAATTTCGCTACCATTGTATTGCACCACTAATGAGGGGTCTCAACATGCACCGCAATTTAGGTCGACTGTGACTGTGGACGGGGAAATTTATACTTCTCCCAACACATTTTCACATCGAAAAGCAGCTGAGCAAGATGTAGCCAAACTTGCACTCGAGAACATATTACAAAAGATAAGGGATGAAGGTTGCCCTCTCATTCATCAG GATACGGTATTTTGCAAGTCTATCCTTCATGAATTTGCTGTCAAGATGAATATGGAAATTCCTACTTATAACACTATTCAACCACAAGGGCTGCTTCCAGTTTTCATATCTTCTTTGGTTTTCAATGGCGTAATGTACACCGGTGAAGCtggaagaaacaagaaagaagcTGAACAATTGGCAGCGCGTGCCGTTATTCTATCGCTATTGg GTAATTCTGGGTCAAGAACTATTCTTTCAGAGATAATTAAGTCTAAAGGAAAACTCTATGCTGCACTGCATAGGGTGAAGAGCCCATGCTCTGGACATATTAACATTCTACACCAGGGGGTAAGCATAGGACAAATCAACTCCGAATCCCAAGGAATAAGCATAGATAAAGTTTCTGGGGCAATCAGTGAAGATAGAAATGTTGAAGTGGCTCTTGCTGCCAATAGCGCATCAGAAGGTGCAAATCCAGGGTATTCCTTGGGAATGCCTCTGGTGCATCAGGAACTCAGCATTGATCAAGATGTTGAAGTGACTGTTGACAACAGTGCAAGAAGAGGTGCAAATCCAGGGTCTTCCTCAGGAATGCCTCCATTTCGCCATGAATTCAAATTACCAAAACCGGAGCCATCATCTGAACCAATCAATATAGAACTGTCATCTAAGGCTGTCAATCTTCCAATTGCATTTGTACCTCCTATGTTGCAACAGCCTCTGGGTGTAGGTCCAAGTTCAGGAAGAAAGCGtaggaagaataagaaaaaagcTAACAAGAAACTGCGTCTTGACACTCA GATGCCGATTGCTACCTTGCCGGTGAATCAAGCCCCATCGTGTTCAGTAGCCCAGTAG
- the LOC121242543 gene encoding uncharacterized protein LOC121242543 isoform X2 has product MVCTQCYLFSLSLSLSVSVMAAIRSVVMGQPSLSPIPQHQVSAPYTTPVPFPAQPLPPFAAPPTSSGIPEQLMHKNRLQEYAQRSAISLPLYCTTNEGSQHAPQFRSTVTVDGEIYTSPNTFSHRKAAEQDVAKLALENILQKIRDEGCPLIHQLNLGLERVVNDTVFCKSILHEFAVKMNMEIPTYNTIQPQGLLPVFISSLVFNGVMYTGEAGRNKKEAEQLAARAVILSLLGNSGSRTILSEIIKSKGKLYAALHRVKSPCSGHINILHQGVSIGQINSESQGISIDKVSGAISEDRNVEVALAANSASEGANPGYSLGMPLVHQELSIDQDVEVTVDNSARRGANPGSSSGMPPFRHEFKLPKPEPSSEPINIELSSKAVNLPIAFVPPMLQQPLGVGPSSGRKRRKNKKKANKKLRLDTQMPIATLPVNQAPSCSVAQ; this is encoded by the exons ATGGTCTGTACTCAGTGCTacctgttctctctctctctctctctctctgtctctgtgaTGGCTGCAATCCGGTCCGTTGTAATGGGCCAACCGAGTTTGAGTCCTATTCCTCAGCATCAGGTTTCAGCTCCGTATACGACCCCTGTTCCTTTTCCGGCTCAGCCTTTGCCTCCATTTGCAGCGCCGCCCACTTCTTCTG GCATTCCAGAACAGTTGATGCACAAGAACCGTTTGCAGGAATACGCTCAAAGGTCTGCAATTTCGCTACCATTGTATTGCACCACTAATGAGGGGTCTCAACATGCACCGCAATTTAGGTCGACTGTGACTGTGGACGGGGAAATTTATACTTCTCCCAACACATTTTCACATCGAAAAGCAGCTGAGCAAGATGTAGCCAAACTTGCACTCGAGAACATATTACAAAAGATAAGGGATGAAGGTTGCCCTCTCATTCATCAG ttgaactTGGGGCTTGAAAGAGTTGTCAAT GATACGGTATTTTGCAAGTCTATCCTTCATGAATTTGCTGTCAAGATGAATATGGAAATTCCTACTTATAACACTATTCAACCACAAGGGCTGCTTCCAGTTTTCATATCTTCTTTGGTTTTCAATGGCGTAATGTACACCGGTGAAGCtggaagaaacaagaaagaagcTGAACAATTGGCAGCGCGTGCCGTTATTCTATCGCTATTGg GTAATTCTGGGTCAAGAACTATTCTTTCAGAGATAATTAAGTCTAAAGGAAAACTCTATGCTGCACTGCATAGGGTGAAGAGCCCATGCTCTGGACATATTAACATTCTACACCAGGGGGTAAGCATAGGACAAATCAACTCCGAATCCCAAGGAATAAGCATAGATAAAGTTTCTGGGGCAATCAGTGAAGATAGAAATGTTGAAGTGGCTCTTGCTGCCAATAGCGCATCAGAAGGTGCAAATCCAGGGTATTCCTTGGGAATGCCTCTGGTGCATCAGGAACTCAGCATTGATCAAGATGTTGAAGTGACTGTTGACAACAGTGCAAGAAGAGGTGCAAATCCAGGGTCTTCCTCAGGAATGCCTCCATTTCGCCATGAATTCAAATTACCAAAACCGGAGCCATCATCTGAACCAATCAATATAGAACTGTCATCTAAGGCTGTCAATCTTCCAATTGCATTTGTACCTCCTATGTTGCAACAGCCTCTGGGTGTAGGTCCAAGTTCAGGAAGAAAGCGtaggaagaataagaaaaaagcTAACAAGAAACTGCGTCTTGACACTCA GATGCCGATTGCTACCTTGCCGGTGAATCAAGCCCCATCGTGTTCAGTAGCCCAGTAG